In one Oryza glaberrima chromosome 2, OglaRS2, whole genome shotgun sequence genomic region, the following are encoded:
- the LOC127764057 gene encoding thiosulfate/3-mercaptopyruvate sulfurtransferase 1, mitochondrial-like gives MAQDDSVVSAQWLHEHLGQPDVKVLDASWYMPVEKRDPLQEYQVAHIPGALFFDIDGIVDLTTDLPHMLPSQEAFAAAVSALDIKNHDKVIVYDGKGFFSAPRVWWMFRVYGHNKIWVLDGGLPQWRTSGFVLESSTPGDAVQKTKAANSVVERIYNGQLASDVTFQTEFQPHIFWTLEKVKHNMDAQSHQVVDARSKGRFDGVAPEPREGVRSGHIPGTKCVPFPEMFDDAPILLPADEIRKKFEQAGISLDRPIVVTCGSGVTACILALGLYRIGKQDIPVYDGSWTEWEALPDHDYPKVTSNGS, from the exons ATGGCGCAGGATGATTCGGTTGTTTCTGCTCAGTGGCTGCATGAGCACTTAGGGCAGCCTGATGTTAAG GTGCTGGATGCTTCCTGGTACATGCCTGTAGAGAAGAGGGATCCATTGCAAGAATACCAG GTGGCCCATATCCCTGGTGCGCTGTTCTTCGACATAGATGGCATAGTTGACCTGACAACTGAT TTGCCACACATGCTGCCATCACAAGAGGCTTTTGCAGCCGCAGTTTCTGCGCTCGATATAAAAAACCATGATAAAGTTATTGTTTATGATGGAAAGGGATTTTTCAGTGCACCTCGTGTATGGTG GATGTTCAGAGTTTATGGACACAATAAAATTTGGGTGTTAGATGGAGGTTTACCTCAGTGGCGAACTTCTGGATTTGTTCTTGAGAGTAGCACCCCTGGTGATGCAGTTCAGAAAACTAAAGCGGCTAACAGTGTTGTTGAAAGGATTTATAATGGTCAACTG gcaagtgatgtaacaTTTCAGACTGAATTTCAGCCTCATATATTCTGGACACTAGAAAAG GTTAAACATAACATGGATGCACAGTCTCACCAAGTCGTTGATGCCCGATCAAAGGGCAG ATTTGATGGTGTAGCACCAGAACCACGGGAAGGAGTAAGAAGTGGACATATCCCAGGGACAAAATGTGTTCCATTCCCTGAG ATGTTTGATGATGCACCAATACTTCTCCCTGCAGATGAGATCCGTAAAAAGTTTGAGCAAGCAG GGATATCCCTTGATCGCCCCATTGTAGTCACTTGTGGATCTGGTGTAACTGCCTGCATACTTGCTTTG GGACTCTATAGAATTGGGAAGCAAGATATTCCAGTTTATGATGGATCTTGGACAGAATGGGAAGCTCTACCGGATCATGATTATCCAAAAGTTACCTCCAATGGTTCTTAA
- the LOC127764056 gene encoding pentatricopeptide repeat-containing protein At4g20770 — MASAAAQLAGVVEACIKRSPKPSRAHAKAAHARALAAGLAADTFLANRLVELYSRAGLPRHALLAFRALPSPNDYSYNAALSAACRAGDLDAARDLLGGMPRRNAVSWNTVISALARSPGDGGEAVEMYGRMRAEGLLPTHFTLASVLSACGGLAALGDGRRCHGVAVKVGLDANQFVENALLGMYTKCGSVGDAVRLFDGMARPNEVSFTAMMGGLAQTGSIDDALRLFARMCRSGVPVDPVSVSSVLGACAQACATDYSVARAFRLGQAIHALVVRKGFGSDQHVGNSLIDMYTKCVEMDEAVKVFESLPSVTIVSWNILITGFGQEGSCAKAVEVLSLMQEAGFEPNEVTYSNLLASCIKARDVHSARAMFDKISRPSVTTWNTLLSGYCQEEQHQDTIELFRRMQHQNVQPDRTTLAVILSSCSKLGILDFGRQVHSASVRFLLHNDMFVASGLVDMYSKCGQIGIARSIFNKMTERDVVCWNSIISGLTIHSLNKEVFDFFKQMRENGIMPTESSYASMINSCSRLSSIPHGRQIHAQVMKDGYDQNVYVGSALIDMYAKCGNMDDARLFFDTMMMKNIVAWNEMIHGYAQNGLGDKAVELFEYMLTTEQKPDAVTFISVLTGCSHSGLVDKAMAFFNSMENSYGIIPLAEHYTCLIDALGRAGCFVEVEALIHKMPCKDDPIIWEVLLAACVVHHNAELGKCAAEHLFRIDPKNPSPYVLLSNIYASLGRHGDASAVRALMSNRGVVKGRGYSWIDQKDGVRAFMVADDLGADGGELTMFSNEDSIPQVHQDENCVG; from the coding sequence atggcgagcgcggcggcccaGCTAGCCGGCGTGGTGGAGGCCTGCATCAAGCGGAGCCCCAAGCCCAGCCGCGCCCACGCCAAGGCCGCCCAcgcgcgcgccctcgccgccggcctcgccgccgacacCTTCCTCGCCAACCGCCTCGTCGAGCTCTACTCCCGCGCGGGCCTCCCGCGCCACGCGCTCCTCGCCTTCCGCGCGCTGCCCAGCCCCAACGACTACTCCTACAACGCCGCGCTCTCCGCGGCGTGCCGCGCGGGGGACCTCGACGCCGCCCGTGACCTGCTCGGCGGAATGCCGCGCCGGAACGCCGTGTCGTGGAACACCGTCATCTCCGCGCTGGCGCGGTCGCCCGGTGAcggcggggaggcggtggaGATGTACGGGCGGATGCGCGCCGAGGGGCTGCTCCCCACGCACTTCACGCTCGCCAGCGTGCTCAGCGCGTGCGGTGGCCTTGCCGCGCTCGGCGACGGGAGGCGGTGCCACGGGGTGGCGGTGAAGGTCGGGCTCGACGCCAACCAGTTCGTGGAGAACGCGCTCCTGGGCATGTACACCAAGTGTGGGAGCGTTGGCGACGCGGTGAGGCTGTTCGACGGAATGGCTCGCCCGAACGAGGTGTCGTTCACGGCGATGATGGGTGGGCTGGCGCAGACGGGGTCCATCGACGACGCGCTGAGGCTGTTCGCGAGGATGTGCAGGAGCGGGGTTCCTGTTGATCCCGTGTCTGTCTCTAGTGTTCTTGGCGCCTGCGCGCAAGCTTGCGCTACTGATTACAGCGTTGCTCGAGCATTCCGGCTAGGACAGGCCATTCATGCATTGGTTGTCAGAAAAGGGTTTGGATCAGACCAACATGTGGGGAACTCGTTGATCGATATGTACACGAAGTGCGTGGAGATGGATGAGGCTGTCAAGGTTTTCGAGTCGTTGCCCAGTGTCACTATTGTGTCTTGGAACATCCTTATAACTGGATTTGGTCAAGAGGGTAGCTGTGCAAAGGCAGTGGAGGTACTTAGCCTGATGCAAGAGGCTGGCTTTGAGCCCAATGAGGTCACTTACAGTAACTTGCTTGCTTCCTGTATTAAGGCAAGGGATGTTCATTCTGCTCGTGCAATGTTCGACAAGATATCAAGGCCAAGTGTGACGACATGGAACACACTTTTGTCAGGATACTGCCAGGAGGAACAGCATCAAGATACAATTGAGTTGTTTAGAAGGATGCAGCATCAAAATGTGCAGCCTGACCGGACTACTTTGGCCGTGATCCTCAGCTCATGCTCTAAATTAGGAATTTTGGATTTTGGCAGGCAGGTGCATTCTGCTTCAGTAAGATTCCTGCTTCACAACGACATGTTTGTTGCTAGTGGTCTGGTCGATATGTATTCGAAATGTGGTCAGATTGGTATTGCTAGGAGCATTTTCAATAAGATGACCGAGAGAGATGTGGTTTGCTGGAATTCCATCATCTCAGGCTTGACTATCCATTCCTTGAATAAAGAGGTCTTCGATTTCTTCAAGCAGATGAGGGAAAATGGGATCATGCCAACAGAATCTTCATATGCTAGTATGATAAACTCGTGTTCTAGATTGTCTTCTATACCTCACGGCAGGCAGATACATGCTCAGGTTATGAAAGATGGTTATGATCAGAATGTCTATGTGGGCAGTGCGCTTATCGATATGTATGCTAAATGTGGTAACATGGATGATGCGCGTCTTTTCTTTGACACCATGATGATGAAAAACATAGTTGCTTGGAATGAGATGATACATGGATATGCTCAGAATGGTCTTGGAGACAAAGCAGTTGAATTATTTGAGTATATGCTAACTACAGAGCAGAAGCCAGACGCTGTCACTTTCATCTCCGTCTTAACAGGATGTAGTCACTCCGGGCTCGTAGACAAAGCAATGGCATTCTTTAATTCCATGGAGAACAGTTATGGGATTATACCATTGGCTGAGCACTACACTTGTCTCATAGATGCACTGGGAAGAGCTGGCTGCTTTGTAGAAGTGGAGGCCCTGATACATAAAATGCCATGCAAAGATGATCCTATAATCTGGGAAGTTCTACTTGCTGCATGTGTTGTACATCACAATGCTGAATTGGGGAAATGTGCTGCGGAGCACCTGTTCCGAATTGATCCTAAAAACCCATCTCCTTATGTACTTCTGTCAAATATATATGCGTCTTTGGGCCGACATGGGGATGCATCGGCTGTTAGGGCATTGATGAGTAATCGTGGAGTTGTCAAAGGTCGTGGATATAGCTGGATAGATCAGAAGGATGGTGTTCGTGCCTTTATGGTTGCTGATGATCTTGGAGCAGATGGTGGAGAACTCACCATGTTTAGCAACGAAGATAGCATTCCTCAGGTACACCAAGATGAGAATTGTGTCGGCTGA
- the LOC127762311 gene encoding tubulin beta-5 chain, with protein MREILHIQGGQCGNQIGAKFWEVICDEHGIDHTGKYSGDSDLQLERINVYYNEASGGRFVPRAVLMDLEPGTMDSVRSGPFGQIFRPDNFVFGQSGAGNNWAKGHYTEGAELIDSVLDVVRKEAENCDCLQGFQVCHSLGGGTGSGMGTLLISKIREEYPDRMMLTFSVFPSPKVSDTVVEPYNATLSVHQLVENADECMVLDNEALYDICFRTLKLATPTFGDLNHLISATMSGVTCCLRFPGQLNSDLRKLAVNLIPFPRLHFFMVGFAPLTSRGSQQYRALTVPELTQQMWDAKNMMCAADPRHGRYLTASAMFRGKMSTKEVDEQMLNVQNKNSSYFVEWIPNNVKSSVCDIPPNGLKMASTFIGNSTSIQEMFRRVSEQFTAMFRRKAFLHWYTGEGMDEMEFTEAESNMNDLVAEYQQYQDATADDEEEDYGDEEEDEVAA; from the exons atgagggAGATCCTGCACATCCAGGGGGGGCAATGCGGGAACCAGATCGGGGCCAAGTTCTGGGAGGTGATCTGCGACGAGCACGGGATCGACCACACCGGCAAGTACTCGGGCGACTCCGACCTCCAGCTCGAGCGGATCAACGTCTACTACAACGAGGCCAGCGGCGGCAGGTTCGTTCCGCGCGCCGTGCTCATGGACCTCGAGCCGGGCACCATGGACTCGGTGCGCTCCGGCCCCTTCGGCCAGATCTTCCGCCCCGACAACTTCGTCTTCGGCCAGTCCGGCGCCGGCAACAACTGGGCCAAGGGGCACTACACCGAGGGCGCCGAGCTCATCGACTCCGTCCTCGACGTCGTCCGCAAGGAGGCCGAGAACTGCGACTGCCTCCAAG GATTTCAAGTCTGCCACTCTCTAGGAGGAGGAACTGGTTCTGGTATGGGTACCCTGCTCATCTCAAAGATCAGGGAGGAGTACCCGGACAGGATGATGTTGACATTCTCAGTTTTCCCCTCACCAAAGGTTTCTGATACCGTGGTGGAACCTTACAATGCCACACTATCTGTCCATCAGCTTGTTGAGAATGCCGATGAGTGCATGGTACTTGACAATGAAGCTCTATATGACATCTGCTTCCGCACTCTGAAGCTCGCCACACCCACTT TTGGTGATCTGAACCATCTTATTTCTGCAACCATGAGTGGTGTTACATGCTGCCTGCGCTTCCCGGGACAGCTGAACTCTGACCTCCGCAAGCTGGCGGTTAACTTGATCCCCTTCCCTCGTCTCCATTTCTTCATGGTTGGCTTTGCACCGCTGACCTCGAGGGGATCCCAGCAGTACCGCGCCCTCACAGTCCCGGAGCTGACCCAGCAGATGTGGGACGCCAAGAACATGATGTGCGCCGCCGACCCCAGGCACGGACGCTACCTCACGGCGTCAGCCATGTTCCGCGGGAAGATGAGCACCAAGGAGGTGGACGAGCAGATGCTCAACGTCCAGAACAAGAACTCGTCCTACTTCGTGGAGTGGATCCCGAACAACGTGAAGTCGAGCGTGTGCGACATCCCTCCCAACGGCCTGAAGATGGCGTCCACCTTCATCGGCAACTCGACGTCGATCCAGGAGATGTTCCGCCGCGTGAGCGAGCAGTTCACGGCCATGTTCAGGAGGAAGGCCTTCTTGCACTGGTACACCGGGGAGGGGATGGACGAGATGGAGTTCACCGAGGCCGAGAGCAACATGAACGACCTGGTGGCCGAGTACCAGCAGTACCAGGACGCGAcagccgacgacgaggaagaggactacggcgacgaggaggaagacgaggttGCTGCCTAA